TTCCgcccccttctttctcttctcgagTAAGCGCATGAGTGGCTATTAGAGCTGCCGCCattctgcgcctcctcctctcgcccctctccgAATGCACATGATGCCTTGGGtagttgctgctgtggcttgGAGGCCAATTTATAGCGTGCCTTAACACAGGGAGTGGGGAGAGCGCATCGCCTTACCTATCACTCCAGCCGCTACCGCCTCACCTCAGAGAAGATACAACACGAAAGTCAAGAAATGGATTCGCCGCAGCcggcgccacagcaacgACAACGTCCACCagtgggggtggagggggaaatgcgtgtgcgcctttcgcttcttcctcctggtcgcctcctccagtcACACAGAAAAGCTGCGCGAGACACCAGGATAGACAGAGACAGCGCGCCATGCACCACACAAGTCGCAGGGCTGGGCGGGGTTTCCCGTGATCTGCACACCTTCTATGCTGCGTTCACCGAGACGTACAATGCCGACGCGCCTATTGCATTGTGAAGTCTAGGTTATCCTCCTCCGCTCCCTTCCGCACGGCATCCGCGTTGGGCACCACCGGGGCAGTCGTGGACTGGCCAATCGTGCGCGTCATCACGCCGTCCGCATTCGGGTTCTTCATGAGACCCTCGCTcacccgctgcagcttcttgCGCAACACCGCCACTGCATCGTACACAAtctgcagcaccggcagcacccCAGTCGACTCCACTACGAAGGTGAAGTCGAAGTAGCCCATCTtactcttcctctgccgcaCAAACACGAGCGGCTCGGGGAGCTTGTCAAACGGGGGCTCTTGCGATGTGCACTCGCGGCAGAAGATGCAAGCCCCCTCGTCTTGTACCTCCACCTGTCCAGTGCGCTCGACAAATCGGAAGACGTTCCGCGGACAGCGCGCCACCCACTCACGCGCGTTCGTCTTCCCGAGTGCCTGGAACCCGTTGGGGTTGAGGAGGATCTCAGCAGCGTAGCgcatcgccaccgtcgccaccggcATAAACTTGGCGTGCGTCTTGGCAATGTTCTTGCGTATTAAGACATTCAGATCCAACACTTGGCTGCGTCCCAGAGTGACCAGCCAAATGCCATGCTCCTCCGCACTCACTGGGTACACCTCAGCGCTATCAATCTGCAGGGAATCGCCAATGAACACCTGCTTGCTGTGCTGATTTGGCGGGCACTGCACCTTCAAGGAGCCGGTAATCTGGCAGTCTGGGCATCCGCTCCCGCCACAGCCACAATCTTGTGGGAAGTTCAAGCGCTTCGCCTTCTcggagaagagcggcacaAGGCCGAGCCGGTGTGCAATCATTTCATCCGGCAGCACCGATGTGTTCTGCCGGATTGTCACATACTCAATGGCGAGTGTCGGAATCTCTGCCAGCATAACACGTCGCAGTGCGTTGGCAAACGAGCTGTCCACCTCGTTGAGCTGAAACGTCAGCGTCTCACCCGCGGCGTGCTCTTTTCTCACGCACTCGATGATCTCGAGCTTCATGGCGTTGCTGACAGGCGCACAGAAGCACAAACGAAGAGGGCAACAACGCACTTGCGATCCCCACACgcctgcacacacgcgcacacactctctctcggtATCTCTGTGCTTTCCGCTTTACACTTGTTGAGTGGGCTCGCGGACCGCTGATCGCGTCTCCC
This Leishmania panamensis strain MHOM/PA/94/PSC-1 chromosome 29 sequence DNA region includes the following protein-coding sequences:
- a CDS encoding DNA-directed RNA polymerase I-like protein (TriTrypDB/GeneDB-style sysID: LpmP.29.0140), whose product is MKLEIIECVRKEHAAGETLTFQLNEVDSSFANALRRVMLAEIPTLAIEYVTIRQNTSVLPDEMIAHRLGLVPLFSEKAKRLNFPQDCGCGGSGCPDCQITGSLKVQCPPNQHSKQVFIGDSLQIDSAEVYPVSAEEHGIWLVTLGRSQVLDLNVLIRKNIAKTHAKFMPVATVAMRYAAEILLNPNGFQALGKTNAREWVARCPRNVFRFVERTGQVEVQDEGACIFCRECTSQEPPFDKLPEPLVFVRQRKSKMGYFDFTFVVESTGVLPVLQIVYDAVAVLRKKLQRVSEGLMKNPNADGVMTRTIGQSTTAPVVPNADAVRKGAEEDNLDFTMQ